One Paludisphaera rhizosphaerae genomic window carries:
- a CDS encoding CPBP family intramembrane glutamic endopeptidase produces the protein MTPPLYQGYIPLAVALHVQQGLLSVVSILLLSMLAGMLLYSMWAVLRLALNLPILPRPPFVRLQPAVWGLGAILTIIALYIVTSQAATLACRELLGIRVEEALKAYHGKAVEKAGDEAPPAAADAKEDAAPASEPAAEPKAEVAKETEASDPAAEPKAEVAKETDRHADDASNETAAAARDLMTLNTCHILIFLSAFPWFFRRCSRVGLEALGLTTRRLPEQILTGFIAALIATPVVYIVQFLAVRFFSPESHPVEKMMKDHFSPATAILAFVSAVVLAPIAEETLFRGVLQGWLSRVFRNPFVPPEDSDTDELNEVCWPAVVLTSALFAALHIAQWPAPIPLFFFAMILGVVYQRTGSLLTAITMHGVFNGFSTLMMLVQQLGADLRQVEDIVPAPAATIWNLLNRLMEVLG, from the coding sequence CAGCGTCGTCTCGATTCTCCTCCTCTCGATGCTCGCTGGGATGCTGCTCTACTCGATGTGGGCCGTTCTGCGCCTGGCCCTCAATCTCCCTATCCTGCCTCGCCCCCCCTTTGTCCGTCTCCAACCGGCGGTCTGGGGGCTGGGAGCCATCTTGACGATTATCGCTCTTTACATCGTTACGAGTCAGGCCGCGACCCTGGCCTGTCGCGAGTTGCTCGGGATTCGGGTTGAGGAGGCCCTCAAGGCCTATCATGGCAAGGCTGTGGAGAAGGCCGGGGATGAAGCTCCTCCAGCCGCGGCCGATGCCAAGGAAGATGCAGCGCCAGCATCCGAACCCGCGGCTGAACCGAAGGCGGAGGTCGCGAAGGAGACCGAAGCATCCGACCCCGCGGCTGAACCGAAGGCGGAGGTCGCGAAGGAGACCGACCGCCACGCCGACGACGCCTCCAACGAGACAGCGGCGGCCGCTCGAGACCTGATGACCCTGAACACCTGCCACATCCTGATCTTCCTGTCGGCCTTCCCCTGGTTCTTTCGCAGGTGCTCCCGGGTCGGCCTGGAAGCTCTCGGCCTCACGACCCGAAGGTTGCCCGAGCAGATTCTGACGGGATTCATCGCCGCGCTCATCGCCACGCCGGTCGTCTACATCGTCCAGTTCCTGGCGGTGCGATTCTTCAGTCCTGAGTCGCACCCCGTCGAGAAGATGATGAAGGATCACTTCTCGCCCGCAACGGCGATTCTCGCCTTCGTATCGGCCGTCGTCCTGGCCCCGATCGCAGAGGAGACTCTCTTCCGAGGCGTCTTGCAAGGCTGGCTCTCGCGAGTGTTCCGGAATCCATTCGTGCCCCCCGAGGATTCCGACACGGACGAGCTGAACGAGGTCTGCTGGCCGGCCGTTGTTTTGACTTCGGCGTTGTTCGCGGCGCTGCACATCGCCCAGTGGCCCGCCCCCATTCCCCTGTTCTTCTTCGCGATGATTCTGGGGGTTGTGTATCAACGAACAGGCAGCCTGTTGACGGCGATCACCATGCACGGCGTTTTCAACGGATTCAGCACGCTGATGATGCTCGTCCAGCAGCTTGGGGCCGATCTTCGACAGGTTGAGGACATCGTTCCCGCTCCGGCGGCGACGATCTGGAACCTGCTGAATCGGCTTATGGAAGTTCTTGGTTGA
- a CDS encoding cysteine hydrolase family protein, which yields MGRSAWLVVAAVAAVVLAAGAGIADGGGLTLHLRSRVVDGDGRGAVLKREEDWDPKKTAIIVCDMWDDHWCKSAARRVGEMAGPLDEMLKAARARGIFVIHAPSTTTEFYKDTPQRKRAQSAPYAPTPAPLASSPRWGTAWCWPDGKHEGVLPIDDSDMGCDCAQKCEIRSPWTRQTAAIEIAEGDAITDDGQETWNLLASRGIDNVILCGVHLNMCVLGRPFAIRQMATLGKKVALIRDLTDTMYNPERPPGVSHFAGTDLVVGHVERYWCPSFLSTDITGKPRFRFAGDRRTED from the coding sequence GTGGGTCGATCAGCTTGGCTCGTGGTCGCTGCGGTCGCCGCGGTGGTGTTGGCGGCGGGGGCGGGGATTGCGGACGGCGGGGGGCTGACGCTGCATCTCCGGTCGCGGGTCGTGGACGGGGACGGCAGGGGGGCGGTCCTCAAGCGGGAGGAGGACTGGGACCCGAAGAAGACGGCGATCATCGTCTGCGACATGTGGGACGACCACTGGTGCAAGTCGGCGGCGAGGCGCGTGGGGGAGATGGCGGGGCCGCTGGACGAGATGCTCAAGGCGGCGCGGGCTCGGGGGATCTTCGTGATCCACGCACCCAGCACGACCACGGAGTTCTACAAGGATACGCCTCAGCGGAAGCGGGCGCAGTCCGCGCCGTACGCGCCCACGCCGGCTCCGTTGGCCTCGTCGCCGCGATGGGGCACAGCCTGGTGCTGGCCTGACGGCAAGCATGAGGGCGTCCTGCCGATCGACGACTCCGACATGGGCTGCGACTGCGCCCAGAAGTGCGAGATCCGGTCCCCCTGGACGCGGCAGACCGCCGCCATCGAGATCGCCGAGGGAGACGCGATCACCGACGACGGTCAGGAGACCTGGAACCTGCTGGCCAGCCGGGGGATCGACAACGTCATCCTCTGCGGAGTGCACTTGAACATGTGCGTGCTCGGCCGACCGTTCGCCATCCGCCAGATGGCCACGCTCGGGAAGAAAGTCGCCCTGATCCGCGACCTGACCGACACGATGTACAACCCCGAACGCCCGCCTGGCGTCAGCCACTTCGCCGGCACCGACCTCGTCGTCGGCCACGTCGAGCGCTACTGGTGCCCGTCCTTCCTCAGCACCGACATCACCGGCAAGCCGCGCTTCCGATTCGCGGGGGACCGTCGGACGGAAGATTGA
- the glgX gene encoding glycogen debranching protein GlgX has protein sequence MSSITSGEGVEAEYVFRDCVLTVKRGRPLPLGAITELGGVNFAVVCRHATAVWLVLGDPQTVGFETEVQLDPRLNRTGDHWHVRIDGLPDEFCYGYRVDGPDNHGYRFDSGVILLDPYSRAVSCRGDWGDRSPNPRRSLINEAMTEREPVVGPGTPLEDTIVYELHVRGFTIHPNSGVADPGTFAGLAEKIDYLHELGVTAVELLPVDEFDETDCSYVNPFTGERLLNFWGYNTIAFSAPKANYAVKAGPSEAWKEFGAMVDAFHEHEVEVYLDIVFNHTAEGGDDGPTYSFRGFDNRLYYILDERGGYLNFSGCGNSFNTDHPIVRNFLLWCLRNWVAEAGVDGFRFDLASVLGRDRRGDVLVDPPTINRISEDSLLYGTKLIAEPWDAGGLYQVGTFPGGARWSDWNGRYRDDIRRFWRGDPGMTSALATRICGSDDLYTGRSPLHSINFITCHDGFTLLDLVSYDHKHNEANGEGNRDGNDANFSWNCGVEGPTDDPAVLEIRRRQVRNLMATLLISQGVPMILGGDEILRTQQGNNNAWCQDNPVSWVDWSLADANQDFLRFVRKMIALRKAHPVFRRRSFFGQASGSPPEIFWHGVLPVQPDFSPSSRMLAFALDGRRCDRPGVIDRDFFVAMNADDRDERFHIPASPSGRPWRRVVDTALASPDDYVEVDEGPEIAVMSTYLVRARSMIILASSE, from the coding sequence ATTTCCAGCATCACCTCCGGCGAGGGCGTTGAGGCCGAATACGTCTTCCGAGACTGCGTTCTCACGGTCAAGCGGGGCCGGCCGCTGCCGCTCGGGGCGATCACGGAACTGGGGGGCGTGAACTTCGCCGTGGTCTGTCGCCACGCCACGGCGGTCTGGCTCGTGCTGGGAGATCCCCAAACGGTCGGGTTCGAAACCGAGGTCCAACTCGACCCCCGTCTCAACCGAACCGGGGACCACTGGCACGTCCGAATCGACGGCCTCCCCGATGAGTTCTGCTACGGCTACCGGGTCGACGGGCCCGACAACCACGGCTATCGCTTCGACTCCGGCGTCATCCTGCTGGACCCCTACTCTCGCGCTGTGTCTTGCCGGGGCGACTGGGGCGACCGCTCGCCCAACCCCAGGCGCAGCCTCATCAACGAGGCGATGACCGAGCGCGAGCCGGTGGTCGGCCCAGGAACCCCGCTCGAGGATACGATCGTCTACGAGTTGCACGTCCGGGGTTTCACCATCCACCCCAACTCGGGCGTCGCCGATCCGGGGACCTTCGCTGGGCTCGCGGAGAAGATCGACTACCTGCACGAGCTTGGAGTGACCGCCGTCGAACTGCTCCCCGTCGACGAATTCGACGAGACGGACTGCAGTTACGTCAACCCCTTCACCGGCGAGCGGTTGCTGAACTTCTGGGGATATAACACGATCGCCTTTTCCGCCCCCAAGGCGAACTACGCCGTCAAGGCGGGCCCTTCCGAGGCGTGGAAGGAATTCGGCGCGATGGTCGACGCCTTCCATGAGCACGAAGTCGAGGTCTATCTCGACATCGTTTTCAACCACACAGCGGAGGGCGGAGACGACGGACCGACCTACAGCTTTCGAGGCTTCGACAACCGGCTCTATTACATCCTCGACGAGCGGGGAGGCTACCTGAACTTCTCCGGTTGCGGCAACAGCTTCAACACGGACCACCCCATCGTCAGGAACTTCCTGCTGTGGTGCCTGCGGAACTGGGTCGCCGAGGCGGGCGTCGACGGCTTCCGGTTCGACCTCGCGTCGGTCCTGGGCCGGGACCGTCGAGGGGACGTCTTGGTCGACCCTCCCACGATCAACCGGATCTCCGAGGATTCGTTGCTCTATGGGACCAAGCTGATCGCCGAGCCCTGGGATGCGGGGGGTCTCTATCAGGTGGGGACCTTCCCAGGCGGCGCCCGCTGGTCTGACTGGAACGGCCGCTATCGCGACGACATCAGGCGCTTCTGGAGGGGGGATCCGGGGATGACCTCGGCCCTGGCGACGCGAATCTGCGGCTCCGACGACCTCTACACGGGCCGCAGCCCATTGCACTCGATCAACTTCATCACCTGCCACGACGGCTTCACCCTGCTCGACCTCGTCTCCTACGACCACAAGCACAACGAGGCCAACGGCGAAGGGAACCGCGACGGCAACGACGCGAACTTCTCCTGGAATTGCGGCGTCGAAGGACCGACCGACGACCCGGCGGTTCTTGAGATCCGGCGTCGCCAGGTCAGAAACCTCATGGCGACGCTCCTGATCTCGCAGGGCGTTCCCATGATCCTCGGCGGCGATGAGATTCTGCGGACCCAGCAAGGCAACAACAACGCCTGGTGCCAGGACAACCCCGTCAGTTGGGTCGACTGGAGCCTCGCCGACGCCAATCAGGACTTCCTCCGCTTCGTCCGCAAGATGATCGCCCTGCGCAAGGCTCATCCCGTCTTCCGACGCCGGAGCTTCTTTGGGCAGGCGTCGGGAAGCCCTCCCGAGATCTTCTGGCACGGTGTTCTACCCGTTCAGCCAGACTTCTCTCCCAGCAGTCGCATGCTCGCCTTCGCCCTCGACGGCCGCCGCTGCGACCGGCCCGGGGTGATCGACCGCGATTTCTTCGTGGCCATGAACGCGGACGATCGCGACGAGCGGTTTCATATCCCGGCCTCGCCCTCAGGACGCCCCTGGCGACGCGTGGTCGACACAGCGCTTGCTTCCCCCGACGACTACGTCGAAGTCGACGAAGGCCCTGAGATCGCCGTCATGTCGACCTATCTCGTCCGAGCCCGGTCGATGATCATCCTCGCCTCGTCCGAGTAA
- a CDS encoding ankyrin repeat domain-containing protein → MTEDQASIVAARAAAIEGERILIEGMFERIAAAPAPDEDEEYDEEPRFRVSRAERGVLRRNRDQAAPRLLAIAEGCGAQVERTRLYASTALGVIDRPRAFSCLLKLLGSEDGELLHSVLEELQHLAEATKGGGASEPLILDQSDANRLFDLLGHEDRLVADSAVDLLAELKPPETDERFLRLIAHPVVGWSIRWELTEERRPEVLDHAIGVLNARGEERLDGGSLLMLERFAQISPDPRLSERAWETLRALQQASSLAEQDRDQLEQIIGRLESYEAAATDRAAEFERASAVVERIVGAGLVDADEGRKAGASLRESCERIQTPDPTWGARAAFDAAGLLHHLVQDEDERTMSYDELIHEFAATSRGAFAPEAVYQPSDGREDDFPVQFVHRNRLYRFMTAHWNPHGYAELAAAANAALRDAGERGRFIPVQARTWSAATLFTDPERFTAIASEIGLPPKAIDEPDVVVVESLGDSSIERTRAALRKLLPDVDPDLTDEEFARAKDEESATALHEAAKEGRVDLIKALVAAGAELEAADASGWTALHRAAEAGDIAAIGALIDAGADIDAAEPDGWRPLHMAASDNKVEAIEALIRRGADLHARDLRGFTPLHSAANDHSKAAAALLLDRGIPVDVRTRKGLAREERLSSTGAPLTSLLAWAGWHIGGKVEAEQTPLHRAAYRASPDIVELLLDRGADVNAVDARLQTPLHLAIARGNSVVAEILRVRGADPDLRDDQGRTPAERTGDDELETKKTQRGLRRLVWLIRLILVVTFPVRMFARAARAVAGVFSRGEQIGESRRGSRQ, encoded by the coding sequence GTGACTGAAGATCAGGCCTCCATCGTGGCCGCGCGTGCCGCGGCGATCGAAGGCGAGCGGATTTTGATCGAGGGGATGTTCGAGCGGATCGCCGCCGCGCCGGCCCCGGATGAAGACGAGGAGTACGACGAGGAGCCCAGGTTTCGCGTATCGCGGGCCGAGAGGGGCGTGCTCCGCCGGAATCGGGATCAGGCCGCTCCTCGTTTGCTAGCAATCGCGGAAGGTTGCGGCGCGCAGGTGGAACGGACGCGGCTGTACGCCTCGACCGCCCTCGGGGTGATCGATCGTCCTCGAGCGTTCAGTTGCCTGCTCAAATTGCTGGGCAGTGAAGACGGAGAACTCCTGCATTCGGTCCTGGAGGAACTCCAACACCTTGCGGAGGCGACGAAGGGAGGCGGGGCTTCGGAACCGCTCATCCTCGACCAATCCGACGCCAACCGACTCTTCGACTTACTCGGCCATGAGGATCGTCTGGTAGCCGACTCGGCCGTTGACTTACTCGCCGAGTTGAAGCCGCCGGAGACGGACGAGCGGTTCCTCCGATTGATCGCCCACCCCGTCGTGGGTTGGAGCATCCGTTGGGAACTCACCGAGGAGCGACGACCGGAAGTCCTCGATCATGCGATCGGCGTCCTGAACGCGCGCGGCGAGGAGCGACTCGACGGCGGCAGCCTGCTCATGCTTGAGAGGTTCGCCCAGATCAGCCCCGATCCTCGGCTTTCGGAGCGGGCCTGGGAGACTCTCAGGGCTCTCCAGCAGGCCTCTTCCCTGGCGGAGCAGGATCGGGACCAGCTCGAGCAGATCATCGGTCGACTGGAATCCTACGAGGCGGCCGCGACCGATCGCGCCGCCGAATTCGAGCGAGCTTCGGCGGTCGTCGAGCGCATCGTTGGGGCGGGACTCGTCGACGCCGACGAGGGGCGGAAGGCCGGCGCCAGTCTCCGCGAATCGTGCGAGCGCATCCAGACCCCCGATCCCACTTGGGGCGCCCGCGCCGCCTTCGATGCCGCGGGGCTGCTCCATCACCTCGTCCAGGATGAGGACGAGAGGACGATGTCCTACGACGAGTTGATCCACGAGTTCGCGGCCACGAGCCGCGGCGCATTCGCCCCCGAGGCCGTCTATCAGCCCAGTGACGGCCGCGAGGACGACTTCCCGGTCCAGTTCGTGCACCGAAACCGGCTCTATCGATTCATGACCGCTCATTGGAACCCTCACGGGTACGCCGAACTGGCCGCGGCGGCCAATGCGGCTCTGAGGGACGCCGGAGAGCGTGGGCGATTCATCCCCGTCCAGGCCAGGACTTGGTCCGCGGCCACCCTGTTCACCGACCCCGAGCGGTTCACGGCCATCGCATCGGAGATCGGCCTCCCGCCGAAGGCGATCGACGAACCGGATGTGGTCGTGGTCGAGTCGCTCGGAGATTCGTCGATCGAGCGGACCCGTGCGGCCTTGCGCAAATTGCTGCCCGACGTCGACCCCGACCTCACGGACGAGGAGTTCGCCCGTGCAAAGGACGAGGAGAGCGCAACGGCGTTGCATGAGGCGGCGAAGGAAGGTCGCGTCGATCTGATCAAGGCGCTGGTCGCAGCCGGCGCCGAGCTTGAGGCCGCCGACGCTTCTGGCTGGACCGCCCTGCACAGGGCCGCCGAAGCCGGCGACATAGCCGCGATCGGGGCCCTTATCGACGCGGGAGCCGACATCGACGCGGCCGAGCCAGACGGCTGGAGGCCTTTGCACATGGCCGCCAGCGACAACAAGGTCGAGGCGATCGAAGCGCTGATCCGTCGGGGGGCCGACCTGCACGCCCGCGACCTCCGGGGATTTACGCCGCTGCACTCCGCCGCCAACGATCATTCCAAGGCCGCGGCGGCCCTGCTCCTGGATCGCGGCATCCCCGTCGACGTCCGCACCCGGAAAGGCCTCGCCAGGGAAGAGCGGCTCTCGTCCACGGGAGCGCCCCTCACGTCATTGCTGGCGTGGGCAGGATGGCACATCGGCGGCAAGGTGGAAGCCGAACAGACGCCTTTGCATCGGGCGGCCTATCGAGCGAGCCCCGACATCGTCGAACTGCTCCTGGATCGAGGCGCCGACGTCAACGCAGTCGACGCGCGGTTGCAGACGCCCCTCCATCTGGCGATCGCCCGCGGTAATTCGGTCGTGGCGGAGATCCTTCGCGTCCGAGGGGCAGACCCCGACCTGCGGGACGATCAGGGCCGGACGCCCGCGGAGCGGACCGGCGACGACGAGTTGGAGACCAAGAAAACCCAGCGCGGCCTGCGTCGGCTCGTCTGGCTGATCCGGCTGATCCTGGTCGTGACGTTCCCCGTGCGGATGTTCGCGA